A single window of Gossypium hirsutum isolate 1008001.06 chromosome A10, Gossypium_hirsutum_v2.1, whole genome shotgun sequence DNA harbors:
- the LOC107925271 gene encoding leucine-rich repeat receptor-like protein kinase PEPR1, protein MNAWTLVLVSFPPICTLQFIHTCYVRVYILREYALRKVRIYVLLTLWRRIMKGNFLFPLTLLLCFLFLEQNTGLFVYALNSDGETLFSLLPHWSSLPSSLPLMNASDPIHAWFECDSETHNVLTLNLTNLAISGQLPPQIGALHHLNTLDLSNNRFFGPIPSALANCSSLQHLDLSNNELIGPMPNTFNSLQKLNYLNLFSNSLSGEIPETLFHVTGLVSVYLNNNNLSGSIPMNVGNLSELVALDLYDNGLIGTIPESIGNCSKLQELFLDGNYFVGGLPSSVMNLQNLMYLYLSHNSFNGEIPSPTKCKNLSVLDLSFNSFNGGIPPGLANCSTLTELVIVHSNLTGYIPSSLGLLDQLSKLDLSENHLYGEIPFQLGKCKSLKQLLLYDNQLKGEIPNELGMLSELNDLELFMNHLSGEIPISIWRIPSLEYLLVYKNNLTGELPLEITEFKQLKNISLYDNGFFGVIPRNLGINASLQQLDFTNNMFSGTIPPFLCFGKKLRVLNLGQNQLTGSVTDDIGGCKTLWRLILKQNNLNGVLPEFAENKNLVHMDISENDISSPIPSSLGNCRNLTSINLSMNRFTGFIPSELSNLADLQTLNVSHNLLQGSLPSQLSNCSRLVEFDVGFNSLNGLIPNALTSWKQLSTLILSENRFTGGIPSFLLELEMLSDLQLGGNPFGGSIPSSIGAMKNLIYGLNLSSNSLTGEIPSELRNLFKLVRLDLSNNNLTGTLTVLDGMDSLVEVNVSYNHFTGPIPTTMMRFMNLSSSSFLGNPGLCIDCLSSGEETCPTRNYLNPCNEMKNQRGLTKLEVAMIALGSSLLVVALLVVASIFIFCRIKKQEHEVCVEEGASNLLNKVMEATENLNERYIIGRGAHGVVYRASLSPGSDFAVKRINVAKHKGGNQSMVREIETIGKVKHRNLVRLEDFWLRKDYGLLLYRYMQNGSLHDVLHNNNDHTTNEVQILKWSARYRIALGTAHGLEYLHYDCDPGIVHRDIKPENILLDSDMEPHISDFGIAKLLDESVASEPSMVVAGTVGYIAPENAFRTTWSKEADVYSYGVVLLELITGKRALDPSFMGETDIVGWVRSVLSGEIETEIERIVDSRIVDELMEWEVREQVINVVLVALRCTEKEPSRRPAMRDVVRQLLNTKLPRKSKHRS, encoded by the exons ATGAATGCTTGGACTTTGGTCTTGGTGAGTTTTCCACCCATCTGTACTCTCCAGTTCATACATACGTGCTACGTGCGTGTATATATATTGAGAGAGTATGCATTAAGAAAGGTAAGAATCTATGTCCTTCTTACCCTTTGGAGGAGAATAATGAAAGGTAACTTTCTCTTTCCATTAACCTTGCTCTTGTGTTTCTTGTTTTTAGAACAAAACACTGGTCTTTTTGTTTATGCTTTGAATTCTGATGGGGAAACCCTGTTTTCTTTGTTACCTCACTGGTCATCCTTACCTTCTTCTTTACCTCTTATGAATGCTTCTGATCCAATCCATGCATGGTTTGAATGTGATTCTGAAACCCATAATGTCCTTACTCTTAACCTTACAAACTTAGCCATTTCAGGCCAATTGCCACCTCAAATTGGTGCTTTACACCATTTGAACACCCTTGATTTGAGCAACAATAGGTTCTTTGGTCCAATACCCTCAGCTTTGGCCAATTGTAGTTCCCTTCAACACTTGGATTTGTCTAACAATGAACTCATTGGACCAATGCCTAATACTTTCAATTCCTTGCAAAAGCTGAATTACTTGAACTTGTTTTCCAATTCCTTGAGTGGTGAAATACCAGAAACATTGTTTCATGTTACTGGTTTGGTGTCCGTGTATTTGAATAATAACAACTTGAGTGGTTCAATACCTATGAATGTTGGTAACTTGAGCGAGCTTGTAGCTTTAGATTTGTATGATAATGGGTTGATAGGTACCATACCAGAGTCAATAGGGAATTGTAGTAAACTACAAGAACTTTTTTTAGATGGGAACTATTTTGTTGGGGGTTTGCCTTCCAGTGTTATGAATCTCCAAAACTTAATGTATTTGTATTTGAGTCACAATAGTTTCAATGGTGAAATCCCAAGTCCTACCAAGTGTAAAAATTTGAGTGTTTTGGATTTATCATTCAATAGTTTCAATGGGGGGATACCACCAGGGTTAGCCAATTGTAGCACCTTGACTGAGCTGGTTATTGTACATAGTAACTTAACAGGTTATATTCCTTCTTCATTAGGCTTATTAGATCAGCTTTCAAAGCTTGATCTTTCTGAAAACCATTTATATGGTGAAATCCCATTTCAGCTTGGGAAATGTAAGTCTTTGAAACAGCTATTATTGTATGAtaatcaactcaaaggtgaaatcCCTAATGAATTAGGGATGTTAAGTGAGTTGAATGATCTTGAGTTGTTTATGAACCATTTGAGTGGTGAGATTCCTATTAGTATTTGGAGGATTCCAAGCTTAGAGTATTTACTTGTTTATAAGAACAACCTAACAGGGGAATTGCCTTTAGAGATCACTGAGTTCAAGCAATTGAAAAACATTTCGTTGTACGATAATGGTTTCTTCGGGGTCATACCTCGGAATTTGGGGATTAATGCTAGTTTACAGCAGTTGGATTTCACAAACAATATGTTCAGTGGTACAATCCCTCCATTTCTTTGCTTTGGAAAGAAGTTAAGGGTGTTGAATTTGGGTCAAAATCAGCTTACCGGCAGTGTAACCGATGATATCGGAGGCTGTAAAACTCTGTGGAGATTGATCCTTAAGCAGAATAACCTCAACGGTGTGCTGCCCGAGTTTGCAGAGAATAAAAATCTTGTACACATGGATATTAGTGAAAATGACATCTCCAGTCCAATTCCATCCAGCTTGGGGAACTGTAGAAACCTTACTTCTATCAATTTGTCCATGAATCGCTTCACGGGATTTATACCTTCGGAGTTAAGCAACCTAGCAGATCTTCAGACTTTGAATGTTTCTCACAACCTTTTACAAGGTTCTTTGCCATCTCAGTTGTCAAATTGTAGCAGATTGGTAGAGTTCGACGTGGGGTTTAATTCGCTGAATGGTTTGATTCCGAATGCTTTGACGAGCTGGAAACAGCTGTCAACTCTTATTCTGAGTGAAAACCGATTTACTGGTGGCATTCCTTCTTTCTTGTTGGAACTCGAAATGCTTTCGGACCTGCAGCTCGGGGGAAATCCATTTGGTGGTAGTATTCCTTCGTCGATTGGAGCTATGAAGAATCTGATTTATGGCTTGAATTTGAGCAGCAATAGTTTGACTGGAGAGATTCCCTCGGAGCTAAGAAATCTGTTCAAGCTGGTTAGATTGGATTTATCTAATAACAATCTAACAGGGACTTTAACAGTTCTTGATGGAATGGATTCCTTGGTTGAGGTCAATGTTTCCTACAATCACTTCACTGGTCCGATACCGACAACAATGATGCGTTTCATGAACTTGTCCTCATCATCTTTCCTCGGCAATCCCGGGTTATGCATTGATTGTCTTTCATCAGGTGAGGAAACTTGTCCTACAAGAAATTACCTTAATCCTTGTAATGAAATGAAAAATCAAAGGGGCCTTACCAAATTGGAAGTTGCAATGATAGCCCTCGGTTCATCTCTACTTGTTGTGGCACTCCTAGTTGTGGCTTCGATATTCATTTTCTGCAGGATAAAAAAGCAAGAACATGAGGTCTGTGTCGAAGAAGGCGCATCGAACTTATTGAACAAAGTGATGGAAGCTACCGAGAATTTAAATGAGAGGTATATTATCGGCAGAGGAGCACATGGAGTCGTTTATAGAGCATCATTGAGTCCAGGGAGTGATTTTGCTGTAAAAAGGATCAATGTAGCAAAGCATAAAGGAGGAAACCAAAGCATGGTTCGAGAGATCGAAACTATTGGGAAAGTTAAGCATCGAAACCTGGTGAGATTAGAAGATTTTTGGTTGAGAAAAGATTATGGATTACTCTTATACAGGTACATGCAAAATGGGAGCCTACATGATGTTTTACATAATAATAATGATCATACAACAAATGAGGTACAAATCCTGAAATGGAGTGCTCGGTATAGAATAGCACTAGGAACGGCTCATGGGTTGGAATATCTCCATTATGATTGTGATCCCGGTATAGTTCATCGAGACATCAAGCCAGAAAACATCCTCCTTGACTCCGATATGGAACCACACATCTCCGATTTTGGAATTGCTAAGCTCCTTGATGAGTCTGTGGCTTCCGAACCGTCTATGGTAGTTGCGGGCACGGTTGGATATATAGCTCCAG AAAATGCATTCAGAACAACATGGAGCAAAGAAGCGGATGTGTATAGCTATGGGGTGGTTTTGCTCGAGCTGATAACCGGGAAGAGGGCATTGGATCCATCATTTATGGGGGAGACTGATATCGTGGGGTGGGTCAGATCAGTTTTGAGCGGTGAAATCGAAACCGAAATCGAGAGGATCGTGGATTCGAGGATTGTGGATGAGTTGAtggaatgggaagtgagggagcAGGTTATTAATGTGGTTTTGGTAGCTTTGAGATGTACTGAAAAGGAACCAAGCAGAAGACCTGCAATGAGAGATGTTGTGAGGCAGCTCTTAAACACCAAACTCCCTAGAAAATCTAAACATCGGAGCTAA